The genomic stretch TGTGCGAGGCGGGCGGCTGGCGGCTGGCCTCGCGCGGCGACGCCGGCGCCGCCGTGTGGGACGCGCGCGCGCTGGCCGCGCCGCTGCTCACGCTGCCCatgccgcgcgcgccgcgccgcctgCTGTGGTGCCCCACCAGGTAGCCGCCGCGCCCTCCGCGCCGCgaccgccccccccccccccacgcGCTACAGTGCCCCCTCTATTGCAGGCGCAACCTGCTGATATCGCTGCAACGCGACTCGAGCACTCTCCGGCTTCACGACATCCAGCAGGTGCACGACCACCAGTCGCACGAGGCGTTCGACGGTGTCGTGAGTGTCGCGACCTCGCATATGTCGGTTTCTACTGGCGTACGCGGCAACTCACGCGGGAGAACGATCTGTCGCAGTCGGAGGAGGCGGAGACGGAGCCCTGCGGTCGCGGCGCGCTGGAGCGCGACGTGTGGGTGTGCGGGGCGCCGCTGGCCGCCTTCGCCTGCCACCCGACGCGGCGCGCCTGCCTGCTGGTGCTCACCGCGGCCGGTCGGTACTCCGTGCTGCGGCCCAGCCCGCCCCCCGGGCCGCGCTAACGGCGCTCTGTCCCCAGGCGCGCTGTCGGAGTACACGGTGTCGGAGCGCGTGTCGCTGTCGTGGGGCGCGGGCGGGGCGCTGGCGTGGGCGGGCGGCGGGGCGCTGCGCCGCATGCACCCCGCCTTCTACTCGCAGGTGCGCGACATTGCGCACGTCATGCGCATGCGCGCCACCACCGACTACGGGCTCAAGGTAGCTATAGCGGTAGCTCGCGGACCGCATCGCCTGGAAAGGTGATATCTtatgatatataaaactaaaaaaaacatgttacagCCCGACCTGTGGCAGAACGCTGACTTGGCAGACGACGAGGCGCTGAGCGGGCTGTGGCACTTTCTGGCCCTCAGCAAGTCTCTCGTCGAGGACGGTGAGCCCCTGCCATCGGCCACCTCTGCCCCGGGAGCGGGACCCTCTGACCCTCTCCGTTTGCAGGCTGCATCCGCAACAGCCCGTGGAAGCACCCGGGCGTGCGCGGCGTGCTGCGGTCGCCCGGCGAGGGCTACCGCTCCGAGGCGGCCGCCACGCTGCTGCCCGACCTGCCCAGCCGCAAGGTGACCACGTACCGCTCCGCCGAGCGCACGCGCGCGCTGCAGCTGTGCGGCTGGGGCTGGGGCTGGGACAGCGCGGGCGCCGGCGTGGAGCGCGCCGAGGCCGAGGGCACGCCGtgccgcgccgccgcgctggcCGCCTTCCACCTGCGCCTGCGCGCCGCGCTCGACGTGCTGGCGCGCGCGCGGGCGCCGGCGCTGCGCGTGGCGGCGCTGGCGCTGGCGCCGTGCGCGGGCGCCGGCGCGGCCGACGAGCGCCTGTGGCGGGAGGCGCTGGCGGCGGCGGCGCCGGCGCTGCCCGACCCCTACCTGCGCGCGCTGCTGCACTTCCTGTCCGCCGCGCTGCCGCCCAGCGCGCCGCAGCCGCACCAGCCCGACTACTCCGCCGTGCTCGTGAGTGTCCGTGCGCTGCGAGTGCGCGAGTGTGCGCGAGTGGGGCGGGTGCAGCGAGTAACGGGGCGCTCCCGCAGAACGAGACGGAGATGCGGCTGGAGGACCGCGTGGCGTTCGCGTGCACCTACCTGCCGGACGCGGCGCTGCACGAGTACGTGTCGCGCACGTGGGCGGAGCTGCGCGCGCGCGGCTCGCTGGCGGCGCTGCTGCTGTCGGGCGTGAGCGCGGACGGCGTGGGCGCGCTGCAGCGCTGGCTGGAGCGCTCGGGCGACGTGCAGTCGGTGGCGCTGCTGGCGGCGCGCTGCGCGGGCGCCGAGCTGCTGCGCGACGAGCGCGTGCGCGGCTGGCTGGCGGCCTACCGCTCGCTGCTGGACGGCTGGCGCCTGTGGTGGCCGCGCTGCCTGCTGGACACGTGGgtggcggcggcgggcggcggcggcgagggcgcgggcgcgggcgtgGCGTGCACGTACTGCGGCAAGCCCGTGGCCGCCGCCGCCACGGCGCGCCCGCGCCCCGCCTTCGCGCGCctgccgccgcccgccgccaaGATGAAGGTGCGCGCACTGGCCGTTTACTACAATTCGGAAACAACTAAATTTTCAAACTGTGACTCGTCGGATACGTCATGGCTCCGTCCGCACTTTCATTTAGGATCTAtacgaatttttaataaaacatttagcaTGTAGAAGTAAATTagataaaaaagacaaaaatataaaaaacgaaaatagttctatcttcgaaaatatcttaacataaattaatcattaataacaaactacaagtcgcgccaatatttatattacagtcCGCGCCAAAAAAAGAAACGAAACGAATTAATGGCGGTTCAATTCAGTGTTACGaacttttgcttttttttattttttattgattctaGCCAGTTGtatgaataaagaaattctAATATATACTCAAAGAGAAATCCTAATactcaaattataattttttgtcgtCTTCACCGAGAACAAAGTGGgtcgtctcacgcacactatATCTCGTAAGAACTGGCGTCACTCACTCGTACTAATGCACGTTGATAGTTTAACGCGTAGAGGGCGCGCTTCCGTGTTTGAAATTCTAATAGATTATACCGAGACCGACctgttgtaaaattatttttcctgAAAAGTTAGCTACTCTTCTTGGTACTAATGGTATAATATGTGTGAAATAACCAAGAAAAAATCGCACGCTTACTTAGTTACtaaatgttaacttttttaacatttatgatTGTTTAATCgggtattatttgtattatataatgatcTGGATCGCGGTGTGACGAGCCCCACTGCCCGCAGCAAATCTCGTCGTGCCCCAACTGCCGCAAGCCGCTGCCGCGCTGCGGCGTGTGCTCGCTGCACCTGGGcacgggcgcggcgggcgggccggcgccggcgccgcccgtgccgcccgcgccgcccgcgcccgcgcccgcgccgcccgccggcGCCGCCGCGGGCGCGCACTTCGGCGGCTGGTTCAGCTGGTGCGTGGCTTGCCGCCACGGCGGCCACGCGGCGCACCTGCTGCAGTGGTTCAGGTACCCGCGCGCCCGCTACTCTTGTGTCGTGTCAAAACGGAAATATATTATCCCTATTATCGGTGTAGCCTTAGTTTATCTTGTGAAATGTAAGATTGTAGTGTATCCTGTCTCGCGTGTTTCAGCGAGCACTCGGAGTGCCCGGTGAGCTCGTGCACGTGTCGCTGCAGCGCCCTGGACCCCCCCGACCCTCCGGAGATgccccccgcgcccgccgctCCCCCCGCGAGCGTCGCGACAGCGTCGGGAGGAGACTCATGACGACTATTGAATGTCCAAAGATAGgggttatattttaattaaacgtatGTATAAAGTGTAACAGCTGTCTGCGACGACTCGGCTTCGTCGTTCCTGATAGATTCCATAGAATCTGTATGTACGTCTAAAATATTTCTTCTTGCCTTATAAAATTAACAGGTGACTCAAAATATTTCCTATTACCTAATGACATAATTTTTGATCTGCGAttatcaaacaaatattaactgCCTTAGAGATGTTCTTctcacttttattattaataaaagtgagAAGTGTCATACATGGTGtgcaataactatttaaaatagtgatgtttttaatattgcttcatttgcaaatattaatactaagtTCTCGTAACTTcgaacacaaacacacacaatgTTCTGTATTTGGTGTTGCAAttgtaagtgagccagtgtaatcacAGGCACACCGAATCTCAGATACTACACACAAAAAAATGCGTTTATACTTGTCCGCCTTCCAAAATcagaaatattgtatttataaattatcaacattGTACCATCTAGaagatatatatacatttaaatgtgaTATTGAACAAGGCTctgtcaaataataatatatattgtcattaaaatactttattaggATAAGCTTTTGCCTTATTGATAAAATGAtgtatattagaattattttgtgctaatcaacataatttttattgtgttattgtaaaaaatttgaatattaattttatatttgttcattGTAGTCATAGCCTTTAAGTAATCcaccattaaaataatttccaaaGTGGGTAAACTGCTTCATTCCCATGCAATTTATACGAAAACAATTTAAGCGTATAAAAATGATGTAATTACTTTTCTAATATaaggtaatattaaattataaattttgaaaaaaattgtttttatttaattattttataaaaatgagtgtattttatattgaaataaaataaacaaactattttttatattttcgtttgCCAAAACCATGGATgagataaaatgtaattaataaatgtaggtataagattttttttactggTAACCCTGAGTCAGTAAATAATGCTTCCGTGACGATGTGATTCGAGCCCCGAAAGACATTTCTTGTACTATATTCCgctttataatacatttaacaaTAGTTATTTTGTTGGCAGGGAAGGTTAACTTTGTACAATCAAaaaatttttcttaattttgaacttttttaaagaatataattttaagttttatcatctgttcattaaatattctttttcttttgataaaaaataatattttataatgcactagttttaaattctatatgaaattatttattaataaaaaatattaataataattagatttacTCACCTGTACATTGTAAGAgggatgaaaataaaaatgctaatatatttccaaatatatatataatattatatacatttattaaataattatttcatctgTATtccaatttaacaataaaactcTCAAAGATACAACATTGTTTAAATCTGTTTATCGTACAAGGATCGGATCCCGCGACGTACGTTGCGCCGGCGCCGGCGGCGCGGCCCGCGCCGCGACACGGCACGGCCCGGCCCGCGCCGCCGGCTGGCGAGTGGACAgcctttttacaaaaatatatcattttcacCCGCCGCTTGGAAAGCCCTCACTCGTGAAACTTCATTGTGATGAAAATACAATTGCGCTACAAATTATGCTATCGCGTAAAGTTATGCCGGCTGGTAAGTAGGAATCGCAGAGCACACGAGTTTGTTACAGTTTCGTCTCATTAAGGGCTCTATATTTACACGTGGCGTCACCGTGCGCGCGTCTCGCACCCGACTGTGCTTGTTACCTGTGACGTCACCACTTAGATCGGGTCACATATCGACTGTGTCGCCCGCTCGAGTCGAGGCCGACACGCGGACGGTGTCGCCGCACAATATCGGGACAACTACGGCCTTAAGGAACGAGTACGTGACACAACATCGATTAGTTTCATCGAATAAAATTCACCTATAgacaatattcattaaaatatcacGTTCGGTCAAGACGAGACTCTTTCATCGGAACGGACGCAACTCATCACATTTACACCTCTCATTCAGCAGCAATTCGTAAACtctttttcatacaaaaataacaatatttactgGGCTAATAAATACTATAGTTTATAGACTTTGCTATAAAATCGCAACGATACAGGGACACAACGTTTCATTCGACAGTAACACGATTACCGCAGCGAGTTTCTACGAGGACGTTCATTTACGAGTACGAGTACGATTacgatacaattatatttttaacattttcaaatcTGAAGTCTTTGGTATAGACATAGACAATAATACGAAGTTCGTGACGGAATGTCGATCGAAACAGATTACCGACAGatcgcgggcggcgcggcgtgaAAGCTAGCCGGCGCCGTCCAGAGCATATCCaaacatataataacattattttgtacaCTTACAATTTTTCTACGTTTTAAAGCTTTCAAATTAAGATTTGTCTTAATTTCACCACCTGCACGCGCGGCCGTCTCGCGGCGACCGATTCATTATGAATCACATCGAACGGACGATCTccatgtaatatacatatgacACGTCGGCGGGCGGGCCTCGACGAGGGCGCGGAATGTGCGGCGGAGCCCCGCGGGCGCTCACTTGCCCTCGTCCTGCTCCATGGGCTCCTCCGCCACCGAGCGCTCGCTGCCCGAGCGGCTGAGCGCCAGCGGGCGCGCCTGCGGCGGCAGCGGCGGGTGCACGGACAGCGTGGCCATGGCGGCGGCCGTGTCGGCGGCGTCGCGCTCGCTCTGCAGGCggcccgcgcgcgccgcgcccgcctccAGCGCCGACGCGCCCGCCAGCGCGCCGAAGCGCTTCACCTGCGGCCAGTGCGGCGCCTGCGCGGCCGCCGCGGCCCGCAGCGCGCGCAGCGCGTGCGGCGCCGGCGCGCGCGCCAGCTCGCTCAGCGGCGGCGCGGCCAGCCGGTCGCCCAGCAGCGCGCGCACGCACTCCTGCGCGCAGTCGCACATGGCGGCCAGGTCGTAGCCGCCCTCCAGCGACAGCACCACCTGCGCCGGCGGGACGGGCGTGAGAACGAGCCGGCCCGAGGGGGAGGGGGGCGCCGCGGGGCGGGGCGGGGCGTACCTTTCCGTTGGCGAGGCTCATGAGGTCGCGCGTCATGTGCGCGAAGCAGGCGGCGGACACGTTGTAGCCGCCCATGGGCGCGGGGTGGCCGCCGGCGGCGTCGAACCCGCACGACACCAGAACGATTTCCGGGTCGTATTCCTGAGGAATCGATATCAACGTTTAATTTCACTTTTGACTCGACATTGTGTCGGTGTTACATACACTGGATACGTATATAATTAAGTAGTAGCAAATTTGATTCAGGAAACTGTCAGGAATGCGAACCTTTGCGATGGGCATGACGATGGAGCGGAAGGCGGCGAGGTACTCGGCGTCGGCCAGCGGCGGGTGGCCGGGCCAGGCGATGTTGACGGTGTAGCCGAGCCCGGCGCCCGCGCCGCACTCGGTGGCGGCTCCCGTGCCCGGGAAGAAGTTGCCGTCGTCGTGGCGGTGCAGACTGATATACAGCACGTGCGGGTCCTCGTAGAAGATCTGCTGCGTGCCGTTACCGTGGTGCACGTCCTGCGACCGAGAAGGAGTCGGCGTTACGAGGGTGTGCCGCACGTATCGCGTAGCGTGTGTGTAGTGCGCGTACAGGCGGCACGCACCCAGTCCACGATGAGTATCCTCTGCAGGCCGAGGCGCGTGTGCAGGATGCGCGCGGCGATGGCCACGTTGTTGAAGAAGCAGAAGCCCATCGCCTGGTTGGGCTCGGCGTGGTGGCCCGGCGGGCGCACTATCGCGAACCTGCGGACACGAGCGCGAGTGAGCACGGGCGGGATGGCGGGCCGGCGTCGGCGTCGGCGCGGCTGTGCGCGCGGCGGCCGTACCCGTTGCGCAGCTCGTTGCGCGCCGTGCGCACGGCCAGGTCCAGCAGCGCGCCGGCCGCCaggcgcgcggcgggcggcgtgTGCGCGTCGCTGAAGGCCGTGTCGGCGTCCACGCCCAGCCCGCCGCACGCCAGGCGCACGAGCGGCACGGCGCCCGCCttgccgcccgccgc from Vanessa cardui chromosome 12, ilVanCard2.1, whole genome shotgun sequence encodes the following:
- the LOC124534220 gene encoding GATOR complex protein MIOS-B, whose product is MSGNKQDVLWSPIHHDKFIVWGQDITLYEVARLQDIEKRSTYTQLSSTQGATVVASQSGSGVRCVDISAITDHPDPLLALGHNSGRVTLTSLKQTYDPLGLVGREFVARYPRPCISVAWNCTESSLLAVGMEKHRSDNCILLWDVQSSVLEEYDESSPTPSEPARPLSGVGKGETAHSVAWCGFAPRTIVASMNLKHIKIFDLRESGDKASATASSRLNLGAVCEAGGWRLASRGDAGAAVWDARALAAPLLTLPMPRAPRRLLWCPTRRNLLISLQRDSSTLRLHDIQQVHDHQSHEAFDGVSEEAETEPCGRGALERDVWVCGAPLAAFACHPTRRACLLVLTAAGALSEYTVSERVSLSWGAGGALAWAGGGALRRMHPAFYSQVRDIAHVMRMRATTDYGLKPDLWQNADLADDEALSGLWHFLALSKSLVEDGCIRNSPWKHPGVRGVLRSPGEGYRSEAAATLLPDLPSRKVTTYRSAERTRALQLCGWGWGWDSAGAGVERAEAEGTPCRAAALAAFHLRLRAALDVLARARAPALRVAALALAPCAGAGAADERLWREALAAAAPALPDPYLRALLHFLSAALPPSAPQPHQPDYSAVLNETEMRLEDRVAFACTYLPDAALHEYVSRTWAELRARGSLAALLLSGVSADGVGALQRWLERSGDVQSVALLAARCAGAELLRDERVRGWLAAYRSLLDGWRLWWPRCLLDTWVAAAGGGGEGAGAGVACTYCGKPVAAAATARPRPAFARLPPPAAKMKQISSCPNCRKPLPRCGVCSLHLGTGAAGGPAPAPPVPPAPPAPAPAPPAGAAAGAHFGGWFSWCVACRHGGHAAHLLQWFSEHSECPVSSCTCRCSALDPPDPPEMPPAPAAPPASVATASGGDS